The following coding sequences lie in one Halorarum halophilum genomic window:
- a CDS encoding ATP-dependent DNA helicase encodes MKPSDLSTLPPGVPEALEEEGVAELYPPQAAAVEAGVADGGSVVASVPTASGKTLIAELAMLSAVQHGGKALYIVPLRALASEKKTEFERWEEYGIDVGVSTGNYESDGEWLASRDIIVATSEKVDSLVRNGAAWVDDLTCVVADEVHLVDDSHRGPTLEVTLAKLRRVNPGLQVVALSATVGNADEVADWLDAELVESDWRPIDLKMGVHYGNAINFDDGSQREVPVERGEKQTEALVADALDERVEGQGGSSLVFVNSRRNAEGAAKRMAEVTSRRITGGEKADLRELAEEIRDVSDTDTSEDLARCIRKGAAFHHAGLASKHRSLVEDAFRDRLVKCICATPTLAAGVNTPARRVVVRDWKRYDGEFGGMAPLDTLEVHQMMGRAGRPGLDPYGEAVLLAKDRDTMDELFERYVWAEPEPVRSKLAAEPALRTHVLATVASGFATSREGLLDFLDRTLYASQTDDDARLAEVTDRVLEYLEVNDFLDREGGTLTATSIGHTVSRLYLDPMSAAEIVDGLEAAEAGRTSLRKSPAGRRPDAEAADAGEDDAATPEEAGFVTGSELADAAADEEEGGEITPLGLYHLVSRTPDMYQLYLKSGDKETYREEFYERENEFLGGAPSEFEDVAFEEWLSALKTARLLEDWASELDEDHITERYGVGPGDIRGKVETAEWLLGAAEQLSTELGLDSTVAIREAKKRVEYGVGEELLDLAGVRGLGRKRARRLYEAGIQSRADLREADKSVVLGALRGRRKTAERVLENVGRKDPSMDGVQKDASASAAATAAADGDGDGDGQATFGDFS; translated from the coding sequence ATGAAGCCATCCGACCTCTCGACCCTCCCGCCCGGCGTCCCCGAGGCGCTGGAGGAGGAGGGGGTCGCGGAGCTCTACCCGCCCCAGGCCGCGGCGGTGGAGGCCGGCGTCGCCGACGGGGGGTCGGTCGTCGCCTCCGTGCCGACGGCCTCGGGCAAGACCCTCATCGCTGAGCTGGCGATGCTGTCGGCGGTCCAGCACGGCGGGAAGGCGCTCTACATCGTCCCGCTGCGCGCGCTCGCCTCCGAGAAGAAGACCGAGTTCGAACGCTGGGAGGAGTACGGAATCGACGTCGGCGTCTCCACCGGGAACTACGAGTCCGACGGCGAGTGGCTCGCCTCGCGGGACATCATCGTCGCCACCTCCGAGAAGGTCGACTCGCTCGTGCGCAACGGCGCCGCGTGGGTCGACGACCTCACCTGCGTCGTCGCCGACGAGGTCCACCTCGTGGACGACTCCCACCGCGGCCCGACCCTGGAGGTCACCCTGGCGAAGCTCCGCCGGGTGAACCCCGGCCTGCAGGTCGTCGCGCTCTCGGCGACCGTCGGCAACGCCGACGAGGTGGCCGACTGGCTCGACGCCGAACTCGTCGAGTCCGACTGGCGCCCCATCGACCTGAAGATGGGCGTCCACTACGGCAACGCCATCAACTTCGACGACGGGAGCCAGCGCGAGGTGCCCGTCGAGCGGGGCGAGAAGCAGACCGAGGCGCTCGTGGCCGACGCGCTGGACGAGCGCGTCGAGGGGCAGGGCGGCTCCTCGCTCGTGTTCGTCAACTCCCGCCGGAACGCCGAGGGCGCGGCAAAGCGGATGGCGGAGGTGACGAGCCGCCGCATCACCGGGGGCGAGAAGGCCGACCTCCGCGAACTCGCGGAGGAGATCCGCGACGTCTCCGACACGGACACGAGCGAGGACCTGGCCCGCTGTATCAGGAAGGGCGCCGCGTTCCACCACGCCGGGCTCGCCTCGAAACACCGCTCGCTCGTCGAGGACGCGTTCCGCGACCGCCTCGTCAAGTGCATCTGCGCGACGCCGACGCTCGCCGCCGGGGTCAACACCCCCGCCCGCAGGGTGGTCGTCCGTGACTGGAAGCGCTACGACGGCGAGTTCGGGGGGATGGCCCCGCTCGACACCCTGGAAGTCCACCAGATGATGGGACGCGCCGGCCGGCCGGGGCTCGACCCCTACGGCGAGGCCGTCCTGCTGGCGAAGGACCGGGACACGATGGACGAGCTGTTCGAGCGGTACGTCTGGGCCGAGCCGGAGCCGGTGCGCTCCAAACTGGCCGCCGAGCCCGCGCTCCGGACGCACGTGCTCGCGACGGTCGCCTCCGGGTTCGCCACCTCGCGGGAGGGGCTGCTCGACTTCCTCGACCGGACGCTGTACGCCAGCCAGACCGACGACGACGCGCGGCTGGCGGAGGTGACAGACCGCGTGCTGGAGTACCTGGAGGTCAACGACTTCCTCGACCGGGAGGGCGGGACCCTGACGGCGACGAGCATCGGCCACACCGTCTCGCGGCTCTACCTCGACCCGATGAGCGCGGCCGAGATCGTCGACGGGCTGGAGGCCGCCGAGGCCGGGCGGACGTCGCTCAGGAAATCCCCCGCCGGCCGGCGACCCGACGCGGAGGCGGCGGATGCGGGGGAGGACGACGCGGCCACCCCCGAAGAGGCCGGGTTCGTCACGGGGTCGGAGCTCGCCGACGCCGCAGCGGATGAGGAGGAGGGCGGGGAGATCACGCCGCTCGGCCTCTACCACCTCGTCTCGCGAACCCCCGACATGTACCAGCTCTACCTCAAGTCGGGCGACAAGGAGACGTACCGGGAGGAGTTCTACGAGCGCGAGAACGAGTTCCTCGGCGGCGCCCCCTCGGAGTTCGAGGACGTCGCCTTCGAGGAGTGGCTCTCCGCACTCAAGACCGCCCGGCTGCTCGAGGACTGGGCCTCGGAACTCGACGAGGACCACATCACGGAGCGCTACGGCGTCGGCCCGGGCGATATCCGCGGGAAGGTCGAGACCGCCGAGTGGCTGCTCGGCGCCGCAGAACAGCTCAGCACCGAACTCGGCCTCGACTCCACGGTCGCCATCCGCGAGGCGAAAAAGCGCGTGGAGTACGGCGTCGGCGAGGAACTGCTCGACCTCGCGGGCGTCCGCGGCCTCGGGCGCAAGCGCGCCCGGCGGCTCTACGAGGCCGGAATTCAGTCCCGCGCCGACCTCCGGGAGGCGGACAAGTCCGTCGTGCTCGGCGCACTCCGCGGGCGGCGCAAGACCGCCGAGCGCGTGCTGGAGAACGTCGGCCGGAAGGACCCATCGATGGACGGCGTGCAAAAGGACGCCAGCGCGTCGGCGGCCGCGACCGCCGCTGCGGACGGCGACGGGGACGGGGACGGACAGGCCACGTTCGGTGATTTCTCGTGA
- the endA gene encoding tRNA-intron lyase, which produces MEATLRDDVVVASGDARQRFHDSRGYGRARGAEVTLARIEAAHLLYRGDLESVDGSGFREFFTRSVAEGKRFAARFLVYADLRERGFYVTPDRDGWPGEGADPLPDLTVFARGEKPGGDVAYRIRVAGEREELPARDLADLSLAVVDEESEVTYFDCAAGGGFEGDTEYDLPRSLDADLLEDRVVCWDPPESLYESAFYGQPIAGRDAAVVAGLQLSLLEAADLAERGTVALDPDAVVERGREVEGSRFDRRLTVYRRLRDRGVVPKTGYKFGADFRTYDAVESVADLPHSEALVRVVEPDHRFHPRDLALDVRLAGGVRKRMVFALAGDDSVAYLTVARLTP; this is translated from the coding sequence ATGGAAGCCACGCTCCGCGACGACGTCGTGGTCGCCTCAGGCGACGCCCGCCAGCGGTTCCACGACTCGCGCGGCTACGGCCGGGCCCGCGGCGCCGAGGTCACGCTCGCCCGCATCGAGGCCGCCCATCTGCTGTACCGCGGCGACCTCGAGTCCGTCGACGGGAGCGGGTTCCGCGAGTTCTTCACCCGGTCGGTGGCGGAGGGGAAGCGGTTCGCCGCCCGGTTCCTGGTGTACGCCGACCTGCGCGAGCGCGGCTTCTACGTCACACCCGACCGCGACGGCTGGCCGGGCGAGGGCGCCGACCCGCTCCCGGACCTCACCGTCTTCGCCCGCGGGGAGAAGCCCGGCGGCGACGTGGCCTACCGGATTCGCGTCGCCGGCGAGCGCGAGGAGCTCCCGGCCCGCGACCTGGCCGACCTCTCGCTCGCCGTCGTCGACGAGGAGAGCGAGGTGACGTACTTCGACTGCGCGGCGGGCGGGGGCTTCGAGGGCGACACCGAGTACGACCTCCCCCGGTCGCTCGACGCCGACCTGCTGGAGGACCGCGTCGTCTGCTGGGACCCGCCCGAGTCGCTGTACGAGTCGGCGTTCTACGGCCAGCCGATCGCGGGGCGGGACGCCGCCGTGGTGGCCGGCCTCCAGCTCTCGCTGCTCGAGGCCGCCGACCTCGCCGAGCGCGGGACCGTGGCCCTCGATCCGGACGCGGTCGTCGAGCGCGGCCGGGAGGTCGAGGGGAGCAGGTTCGATCGCCGGCTGACCGTCTACCGACGCCTGCGCGACCGGGGCGTCGTCCCCAAGACGGGCTACAAGTTCGGCGCCGACTTCCGCACGTACGACGCGGTCGAATCGGTGGCGGACCTCCCGCACTCCGAGGCACTGGTTCGGGTCGTCGAGCCCGACCACCGGTTCCACCCGCGGGACCTCGCGCTAGACGTGCGCCTCGCCGGCGGCGTGCGGAAGCGAATGGTTTTTGCGCTGGCCGGCGACGATTCGGTCGCGTACCTGACGGTCGCACGACTCACCCCATGA
- the pheT gene encoding phenylalanine--tRNA ligase subunit beta produces MPVVDIDTDELRELTGHEEKSDEEFEEDLFALGLEFEGETDEGELQFEFGPDRLDRLSVEGVARSLRYQYGDARGVHVPDPNDPDWTIEVDESVPDERPFVTGAVVRGLDLDESALDSLIQLQEKLHATMGRDRAKGAIGIHDLTMLKGEVLRQEGETAGTTGGPASQLSGTPNTITYRGVDPDGDRFVPLDSDKELTPAEVLAEHPTGGKYADLVEGLNRYPAIYDELGLFSFPPVINGRRTEVSTDSRDLFVELTGTDQWTIDRMCVIICYALAARGGTIEEVEVVYDDGATHPDEYGPELIRPDLETDEKSVTHERIESILGIELEREEVVDLFERSGLDAAYTLGEEETTYDVTIPPYRVDVLHPLDLVDDVGRAYGFNTLEPKYPDIGTIGGRHERSRLEDAVRTTLIGLGFQDTLNFHMTSANENYERMGIEEGNDAFGAGERAEITSPYSEDYTQLRTWALPSLAQVLENNTHRSYPQDLAEVGFVAHRDDEVNTRVAEAHHVAAAVARTDATYEDAKARLQALCDDFDADLATPAIDHPSFISGRVAEIVIDGESVGVIGELHPKVLVEHDMEVPVAAFEFDLSALA; encoded by the coding sequence ATGCCCGTCGTCGACATCGACACGGACGAACTGCGCGAACTGACCGGCCACGAGGAGAAGAGCGACGAGGAGTTCGAGGAGGACCTGTTCGCGCTCGGGCTGGAGTTCGAGGGCGAGACCGACGAGGGCGAACTTCAGTTCGAGTTCGGCCCGGACCGGCTCGACCGGCTCTCCGTCGAGGGCGTCGCCAGGTCGCTCCGGTACCAGTACGGCGACGCGCGCGGCGTCCACGTCCCGGACCCGAACGACCCGGACTGGACCATCGAGGTGGACGAGTCCGTCCCGGACGAGCGACCGTTCGTCACGGGTGCCGTGGTCCGAGGGCTGGACCTCGACGAGTCGGCGCTCGACTCGCTCATCCAGCTCCAGGAGAAGCTCCACGCGACGATGGGGCGCGACCGGGCGAAGGGCGCCATCGGCATCCACGACCTCACGATGCTGAAAGGGGAGGTGCTCCGGCAGGAGGGCGAGACGGCCGGCACGACGGGTGGTCCGGCTTCCCAGCTCAGCGGGACGCCGAACACCATCACCTACCGCGGGGTCGACCCGGACGGCGACCGCTTCGTCCCGCTCGATTCGGACAAGGAGCTCACGCCCGCCGAGGTGCTGGCGGAGCACCCGACGGGCGGGAAGTACGCCGACCTCGTGGAGGGGCTCAACCGCTACCCCGCCATCTACGACGAACTCGGCCTGTTCTCGTTCCCGCCGGTCATCAACGGTCGCCGGACGGAGGTCTCCACGGACTCGCGGGACCTGTTCGTCGAACTCACCGGCACCGACCAGTGGACCATCGACCGGATGTGCGTCATCATCTGCTACGCGCTCGCCGCGCGCGGCGGGACGATCGAGGAGGTCGAGGTCGTCTACGACGACGGCGCGACCCACCCCGACGAGTACGGGCCGGAGCTGATCCGCCCGGACCTGGAGACCGACGAGAAGTCCGTCACACACGAGCGCATCGAGTCGATCCTCGGCATCGAGCTGGAGCGCGAGGAGGTGGTCGACCTGTTCGAGCGCTCGGGGCTGGACGCCGCATACACCCTAGGAGAGGAGGAGACGACCTACGACGTGACGATCCCCCCCTACCGCGTCGACGTGCTCCACCCGCTCGACCTCGTGGACGACGTCGGCCGGGCCTACGGCTTCAACACGCTCGAACCGAAGTACCCCGACATCGGCACCATCGGCGGGCGCCACGAGCGCTCGCGGCTGGAGGACGCCGTCCGGACGACCCTGATCGGCCTCGGCTTCCAGGACACGCTGAACTTCCACATGACCAGCGCCAATGAGAACTACGAGCGCATGGGAATCGAGGAGGGGAACGACGCCTTCGGCGCCGGCGAGCGCGCCGAGATCACCTCCCCGTACAGCGAGGACTACACCCAACTGCGGACCTGGGCGCTCCCCTCGCTCGCGCAGGTGCTGGAGAACAACACTCACCGGTCGTACCCCCAGGACCTCGCCGAGGTCGGCTTCGTCGCCCACCGCGACGACGAGGTGAACACGCGCGTCGCCGAGGCCCACCACGTCGCCGCCGCGGTCGCCCGGACGGACGCGACCTACGAGGACGCGAAGGCGCGCCTCCAGGCGCTGTGTGACGACTTCGACGCCGACCTGGCGACCCCCGCGATCGATCATCCGAGCTTCATTTCGGGTCGAGTTGCGGAGATCGTAATCGACGGGGAGTCGGTCGGCGTGATCGGGGAACTACACCCCAAGGTGCTGGTCGAGCACGACATGGAGGTCCCCGTCGCCGCCTTCGAGTTCGACCTCTCCGCGTTGGCCTGA
- the pheS gene encoding phenylalanine--tRNA ligase subunit alpha: protein MPRSEAEVTLLQAASATDAKTVEQLAAETDLKPETVTRAAFDLRDDGLVAVEEATEESATITDEGRRYADDGLPEVRLYRAAVDADADEDPVQMGQVIGASGLEGPEVDIALSNFARKGYGTIDSGELSADPDADPDSDAEAAALAALAADEPVADDDVLSQLDRRGLVEVTERTVRSVTLTDEGVTALMEGVEVAETADRLTPEMLTSGEWTDAEFSEYNVEADAPDVEGGRKHVLRGVADRVKDVLVGMGFEEMEGPHADADFWINDCLFMPQDHPARTHWDRFALDVPPVRELPEQLVERVEATHREGVGEDGDGYHSPWSEDFARAIALRGHTTSLTMRYLSGYAGENVDPPKRYFSLEKAYRNDTLDATHLLEFFQIEGWVMAEDLSVRDLMGTFEEFYRQFGITDIEFKPHYNPYTEPSFELFGRHPETGEVIEIGNSGIFRDEVLEPLGVECDVMAWGLALERLAMLTTGAEDIRDLHGTLADIEFLRNAEVTY, encoded by the coding sequence ATGCCACGCTCAGAGGCAGAGGTCACGCTCCTGCAGGCCGCCAGCGCGACCGACGCGAAGACGGTAGAACAGCTCGCCGCGGAGACGGACCTGAAACCGGAGACAGTCACCCGCGCCGCCTTCGACCTCCGGGACGACGGGCTCGTCGCGGTCGAGGAGGCGACCGAGGAGTCCGCGACCATCACCGACGAGGGCCGGAGATACGCCGACGACGGGCTCCCCGAGGTCCGGCTCTACCGGGCCGCCGTCGACGCGGACGCCGACGAGGACCCCGTACAGATGGGCCAGGTCATCGGCGCGTCGGGGCTGGAAGGCCCCGAGGTCGACATCGCGCTCTCGAACTTCGCCCGGAAGGGGTACGGAACCATCGACTCCGGCGAACTCTCGGCCGACCCGGACGCCGACCCCGATTCCGACGCCGAGGCAGCCGCGCTCGCCGCGCTGGCGGCCGACGAACCCGTCGCGGACGACGACGTGCTCTCCCAGCTCGACCGCCGAGGGCTCGTCGAGGTGACCGAACGGACCGTCCGCTCGGTGACGCTCACCGACGAGGGCGTCACCGCCCTGATGGAGGGCGTCGAGGTCGCCGAGACCGCCGACCGCCTGACGCCCGAGATGCTGACCTCGGGCGAGTGGACCGACGCCGAGTTCTCCGAGTACAACGTCGAGGCCGACGCGCCCGACGTCGAGGGCGGGCGCAAACACGTGCTCCGCGGGGTCGCGGACCGCGTGAAGGACGTGCTCGTGGGGATGGGCTTCGAGGAGATGGAGGGCCCGCACGCCGACGCGGACTTCTGGATCAACGACTGCCTGTTCATGCCCCAGGACCACCCGGCGCGGACCCACTGGGACCGCTTTGCGCTGGACGTGCCGCCGGTCCGGGAGCTCCCCGAGCAGCTGGTCGAGCGCGTCGAGGCGACCCACCGCGAGGGCGTCGGCGAGGACGGCGACGGCTACCACTCGCCGTGGTCCGAGGACTTCGCGCGGGCCATCGCGCTACGCGGCCACACCACGTCGCTGACGATGCGCTACCTCTCGGGGTACGCTGGAGAGAACGTCGACCCGCCGAAACGCTACTTCTCGCTCGAGAAGGCGTACCGGAACGACACGCTGGACGCGACCCACCTGCTGGAGTTCTTCCAGATCGAGGGGTGGGTGATGGCCGAGGACCTCTCGGTGCGCGACCTGATGGGTACCTTCGAGGAGTTCTACCGCCAGTTCGGCATCACCGACATCGAGTTCAAGCCCCACTACAACCCGTACACCGAGCCGTCCTTCGAGCTGTTCGGGCGGCACCCCGAGACGGGCGAGGTGATCGAGATCGGTAACTCCGGCATCTTCCGCGACGAGGTGCTCGAACCGCTCGGCGTGGAGTGCGACGTGATGGCCTGGGGGCTCGCGCTGGAGCGGCTGGCGATGCTCACCACGGGCGCCGAGGACATCCGCGACCTCCACGGCACGCTCGCGGACATCGAGTTCCTGCGGAACGCGGAGGTGACCTACTGA
- a CDS encoding DUF5518 domain-containing protein produces MPADDTLKNAAIGAVASIVLFFLPFSPALGGALAGYLQGGDTDEGLRVGALSGAIAAVPLAVLAVLVTAVFVIAAPGRAALAFVVFFVVVLFVALLYGVGLGALGGLLGAYLNEEFDGSARTSPEPVHRKPESARDERVPASERPAFEGSPAGVDERDAAAGDADVRGRDSRTDDGWDADRR; encoded by the coding sequence ATGCCCGCCGACGACACCCTAAAGAACGCCGCGATCGGCGCGGTGGCCTCCATCGTCCTGTTCTTCCTCCCGTTCTCGCCGGCGCTCGGCGGGGCGCTGGCCGGCTACCTCCAGGGCGGCGACACGGACGAGGGGCTCCGCGTCGGTGCGCTCTCGGGCGCTATCGCCGCCGTCCCGCTCGCGGTGCTCGCGGTGCTCGTCACCGCGGTGTTCGTCATCGCCGCGCCGGGTCGGGCGGCGCTGGCGTTCGTCGTGTTCTTCGTCGTCGTGCTGTTCGTCGCGTTGCTGTACGGCGTCGGCCTCGGCGCGCTCGGCGGCCTCCTCGGCGCGTACCTCAACGAGGAGTTCGACGGGTCGGCGCGGACCTCGCCCGAACCCGTCCACCGCAAGCCGGAGTCCGCCCGCGACGAGCGCGTCCCCGCCTCCGAACGCCCGGCGTTCGAGGGATCGCCCGCCGGCGTCGACGAGCGGGACGCCGCCGCCGGCGACGCGGACGTTCGCGGCCGCGACAGTCGGACCGACGACGGGTGGGACGCCGATCGTCGCTGA
- a CDS encoding tryptophan--tRNA ligase — protein MTSDDSAPDGGTADEVSSGEADGGVALDPWGSATVGDYRNLFEEFGIEEFDEIIDRVPDPHYLMRRGVIFGHRGYDAVADAMREGEDVAALSGFMPTGDPHIGHKLVFDELIWHQEHGADTYGLIADLEAHSARGMTWAEIDEHARDYLLSLLALGFDAEEGTLYRQSTNRELQDLAFELGAKARFAEFEGIYGFGGGTSVSHMQSVVTQMADILYPQLVDEPKPTVIPVGPDQDPHVRFSRDIAARMRYFKVTDAFASFELDDDERRVVAVAYDDREEYAADADTPRCEEAAEYIRGDPGGLDAAADVIDSTIEKLENAGMEPLRPRVRFFDRNATDEAFEALIEAVDGEKRVFEAHVDAFDLDRTAAEELAREIEVDHDGFGFVAPSSIYHRFMTGLTGGKMSSSVPASHISLLDDPEDGYDKVMAATTGGRDTAEEQRELGGRADECPVYELYAYLLAGDDDDFAELVYDECVGGERLCGDCKEQAAGLMREFLAEHQEKREEAEEVLADLDIDLDVDASRRGIAPTAEE, from the coding sequence ATGACGAGCGACGATTCCGCCCCCGACGGGGGCACGGCCGACGAGGTATCGAGCGGGGAAGCCGACGGTGGCGTCGCGCTCGACCCCTGGGGCTCGGCGACCGTCGGCGACTACCGGAACCTGTTCGAGGAGTTCGGCATCGAGGAGTTCGACGAGATCATCGACCGCGTCCCGGACCCCCACTACCTGATGCGCCGCGGCGTCATCTTCGGCCACCGGGGGTACGACGCCGTCGCGGACGCGATGCGCGAGGGCGAGGACGTCGCGGCCCTCTCGGGGTTCATGCCGACCGGCGACCCCCACATCGGCCACAAGCTGGTGTTCGACGAGCTGATCTGGCACCAGGAGCACGGCGCCGACACGTACGGCCTCATCGCGGACCTGGAGGCCCACTCGGCCCGTGGGATGACGTGGGCGGAGATCGACGAGCACGCGAGGGACTACCTGCTCTCGCTCCTCGCGCTCGGGTTCGACGCCGAGGAGGGGACGCTGTACCGGCAGTCCACGAACCGGGAGCTGCAGGATCTCGCGTTCGAACTCGGCGCCAAGGCCCGCTTCGCGGAGTTCGAGGGCATCTACGGCTTCGGCGGCGGCACCTCCGTCTCGCACATGCAGTCGGTCGTCACGCAGATGGCCGACATCCTCTACCCGCAACTGGTGGACGAGCCGAAGCCGACGGTCATCCCCGTCGGTCCGGACCAGGACCCCCACGTCCGCTTCTCGCGGGACATCGCGGCGCGGATGCGCTACTTCAAGGTGACCGACGCGTTCGCCAGCTTCGAACTCGACGACGACGAGCGCCGGGTGGTGGCCGTCGCGTACGACGACCGCGAGGAGTACGCTGCGGACGCGGACACGCCGCGGTGCGAGGAGGCGGCCGAGTACATCCGAGGCGACCCGGGGGGCCTCGACGCGGCAGCCGACGTGATCGACTCGACGATCGAGAAGCTCGAGAACGCCGGGATGGAGCCGCTCCGCCCGCGCGTCCGCTTCTTCGACCGCAACGCGACCGACGAGGCGTTCGAGGCGCTCATCGAGGCCGTCGACGGGGAGAAGCGCGTCTTCGAGGCGCACGTCGACGCCTTCGACCTCGACCGGACGGCGGCCGAGGAACTCGCCCGCGAGATCGAGGTCGACCACGACGGGTTCGGGTTCGTCGCGCCCTCGTCCATCTACCACCGGTTCATGACCGGCCTCACGGGCGGGAAGATGTCCTCCTCGGTGCCCGCCTCGCACATCTCGCTGCTCGACGACCCGGAGGACGGCTACGACAAGGTGATGGCCGCGACCACCGGCGGGCGGGACACGGCCGAGGAGCAGCGCGAACTCGGCGGCCGGGCCGACGAGTGCCCCGTCTACGAGCTGTACGCCTACCTCCTCGCGGGCGACGACGACGACTTCGCCGAACTGGTGTACGACGAGTGCGTCGGCGGCGAGCGCCTGTGTGGCGACTGCAAGGAACAGGCCGCCGGGCTGATGCGCGAGTTCCTCGCCGAGCACCAGGAGAAGCGCGAGGAGGCCGAGGAGGTGCTCGCCGACCTGGACATCGACCTCGACGTGGACGCGAGCAGGCGGGGCATCGCGCCGACCGCAGAGGAGTAG
- a CDS encoding topoisomerase DNA-binding C4 zinc finger domain-containing protein: MPETLRVFAGDCSTKFDAPRGQRLQRGHVLVVAKPDKTLLVHDANGYQPLAWLTRADSLTVEADDDGFSVTARDGDQVLRVCSHGPGERATFPATEGGTPVGECPDCGSPMVRAGGDVVCLDCEERYGLPSGATVTDEACDDCGLPLMRVSRGETFDLCIDYACDSLAARVREALDRTYDCPDCGEDLRVVEHRGRTFLGCDAHPDCQTAFSIPAGETVGTCVCGLPLFETATGVRCLDGTCEHGSGANAGP, from the coding sequence ATGCCCGAGACCCTCCGCGTCTTCGCCGGCGACTGCAGCACCAAGTTCGACGCCCCGCGCGGTCAGCGCCTCCAGCGCGGCCACGTCCTGGTCGTCGCCAAGCCCGATAAGACGCTCCTCGTCCACGACGCGAACGGCTACCAGCCCCTCGCGTGGCTCACCCGCGCCGACTCGCTGACCGTCGAGGCCGACGACGACGGCTTCTCCGTCACCGCCCGCGACGGCGACCAGGTCCTCCGCGTCTGCTCGCACGGCCCGGGAGAACGCGCGACGTTCCCGGCGACCGAGGGCGGCACCCCCGTCGGCGAGTGCCCGGACTGCGGGAGCCCGATGGTCAGGGCCGGCGGCGACGTGGTCTGTCTCGACTGCGAGGAGCGCTACGGCCTCCCGTCGGGGGCGACCGTCACCGACGAGGCCTGCGACGACTGCGGCCTCCCGCTGATGCGCGTCTCGCGCGGCGAGACGTTCGACCTGTGCATCGATTACGCGTGCGACTCGCTCGCCGCCCGGGTCCGGGAGGCGCTCGACCGGACGTACGACTGCCCGGACTGCGGCGAGGACCTCCGAGTCGTGGAACACCGGGGCCGGACGTTCCTCGGCTGCGACGCCCACCCCGACTGCCAGACGGCGTTCTCGATCCCAGCGGGCGAGACCGTCGGCACCTGCGTCTGTGGCCTGCCCCTATTCGAGACGGCGACCGGCGTCAGGTGTCTCGACGGCACCTGCGAGCACGGTTCGGGCGCGAACGCCGGGCCCTGA
- a CDS encoding HAD family hydrolase gives MDPPVAVCFDMDGVLVDSEDYWHPAERDRIFPAVLAGELPDLDEVTGMNYREIYDYLDDEYEVTVSEAEFVELYDETATEVYGERVRLLPGAREFVDDLRDAGVPVALVSSSPLHWLDIVLDRFDLEFDLVASADEFDGLGKPEPGVYEDAIDDLGTVPEHTVVIEDSRNGVLAAHRAGARVIAYRDEHNADTDLSEADEVVEGPEELFAAVRQSIETVRASASGSSGSSG, from the coding sequence ATCGACCCGCCGGTCGCCGTCTGCTTCGACATGGACGGCGTCCTCGTCGACTCCGAGGACTACTGGCACCCGGCCGAGCGCGACCGCATCTTCCCGGCCGTCCTCGCCGGCGAACTCCCCGACCTGGACGAGGTCACCGGGATGAACTACCGCGAGATCTACGACTACCTCGACGACGAGTACGAGGTAACCGTCTCGGAGGCGGAGTTCGTCGAGTTGTACGACGAGACCGCGACCGAGGTGTACGGCGAGCGCGTCCGCCTGCTTCCCGGCGCCCGCGAGTTCGTCGACGACCTCCGCGACGCTGGCGTGCCCGTGGCGCTCGTCTCCTCCTCGCCCCTCCACTGGCTCGACATCGTCCTGGATCGCTTCGATCTGGAGTTCGACCTCGTGGCCTCCGCCGACGAGTTCGATGGGCTGGGGAAGCCCGAACCGGGGGTGTACGAGGACGCGATCGACGACCTCGGGACGGTGCCCGAGCACACGGTCGTGATCGAGGACTCGCGGAACGGCGTGCTCGCCGCACACCGTGCCGGTGCGCGGGTGATCGCCTACCGCGACGAGCACAACGCCGACACCGACCTCTCGGAGGCGGACGAGGTCGTCGAGGGGCCGGAGGAACTGTTCGCGGCGGTGCGTCAGTCGATCGAGACGGTCCGGGCGTCGGCCTCGGGCAGCAGCGGCAGTTCGGGGTAG